A single region of the Alteriqipengyuania flavescens genome encodes:
- the rimO gene encoding 30S ribosomal protein S12 methylthiotransferase RimO: MATTPTSIRQAPRVGMVSLGCPKALVDSERILTRLRADGYAMSADYAGADVVLVNTCGFLDSAKEESLAAIGEAIAENGRVIVTGCMGEEADAIRAAHPQVLAVTGAHQYEQVVEAVHTHAPPSQGPFVDLIPQPDALKQRSGSADQMVKLTPRHYSYLKISEGCNHSCAFCIIPDLRGKLASRRIDAVLREAEKLVAAGTRELLVISQDTSAYGVDTRHAPRTWKGREVRAHMTDLARELGQLDTGDGTPPWVRLHYVYPYPHVDQVIPLMAEGLLTPYLDIPFQHAAPSVLKRMKRPANEAKVLARLADWRAICPDIAVRSSFVVGFPGETEDDFAYLLDWLEEAQLDRVGAFQFEPVEGAQANALPDQVPEAVKEERYARLMAVTERISAAKLAAKVGRTLPVIIDEVGEADEDGDIGATGRSQADAPEIDGAVYLRNVPASLAPGDIVQVQVEDADAHDLYGVIADPV; this comes from the coding sequence ATGGCCACCACACCAACTTCCATCAGGCAAGCCCCCCGCGTCGGCATGGTCAGCCTCGGCTGCCCCAAGGCGCTGGTCGATTCCGAGCGCATCCTCACCCGCCTGCGTGCCGATGGCTATGCCATGAGCGCCGACTATGCCGGGGCCGACGTGGTGCTCGTCAACACCTGCGGCTTCCTCGACTCCGCCAAGGAGGAGAGCCTTGCCGCCATCGGCGAGGCGATCGCGGAGAACGGTCGCGTAATCGTGACCGGCTGCATGGGCGAGGAGGCCGACGCCATCCGCGCCGCCCATCCGCAGGTCCTCGCCGTAACTGGCGCCCACCAGTACGAACAGGTGGTGGAGGCGGTGCACACCCATGCGCCGCCATCGCAGGGCCCCTTCGTCGACCTGATCCCGCAACCCGATGCGCTCAAGCAGCGAAGCGGTAGCGCGGACCAGATGGTCAAGCTCACCCCGCGCCACTACTCCTACCTCAAGATCAGCGAGGGGTGTAACCACTCCTGCGCGTTCTGCATCATCCCCGACCTGCGCGGGAAGCTGGCCAGCCGCCGCATCGACGCGGTCCTGCGCGAGGCGGAGAAGCTGGTCGCCGCCGGCACGCGCGAGCTGCTTGTCATCAGCCAGGACACCTCCGCCTACGGTGTCGATACGCGGCACGCCCCCCGGACCTGGAAGGGCCGCGAAGTCCGCGCCCACATGACCGACCTCGCCCGCGAGCTCGGCCAGCTCGATACCGGAGACGGCACCCCGCCGTGGGTGCGCCTCCACTACGTCTACCCCTACCCGCACGTCGACCAGGTCATCCCGCTGATGGCCGAAGGGCTGCTGACGCCCTATCTCGACATCCCGTTCCAGCACGCCGCGCCCTCCGTCCTCAAGCGCATGAAGCGCCCCGCGAACGAGGCGAAGGTGCTGGCGCGGCTGGCCGACTGGCGCGCGATCTGCCCCGACATCGCCGTGCGGTCGAGCTTCGTGGTCGGCTTCCCGGGCGAGACGGAGGACGACTTCGCCTACCTGCTCGACTGGCTGGAGGAAGCGCAGCTCGACCGCGTCGGCGCCTTCCAGTTCGAACCGGTCGAGGGCGCGCAGGCCAACGCCCTGCCCGACCAGGTGCCCGAGGCGGTGAAGGAGGAACGCTATGCCCGGCTGATGGCGGTGACGGAGCGGATCAGCGCCGCCAAGCTCGCTGCCAAGGTCGGCCGCACGCTGCCCGTCATCATCGACGAGGTGGGGGAGGCCGACGAGGACGGCGACATCGGGGCCACCGGCCGCAGCCAGGCCGACGCGCCCGAGATCGACGGCGCCGTCTACCTGCGCAACGTGCCCGCCAGCCTGGCGCCGGGCGACATCGTGCAGGTGCAGGTCGAAGACGCCGACGCGCACGACCTCTACGGGGTGATTGCTGACCCTGTTTGA
- a CDS encoding DUF1761 domain-containing protein, protein MGEMGLLPIVLATLAFFIFGALWYGPLFSKVWQREAGLSEEAIRGGNMAMIFGLAFLFEMLVVTTLAHTVARTGASDRATMMMAVGFGATIMVPAIGINYLFQRRSAKLFAIDAGHFIIGMAIVGAVLIAWR, encoded by the coding sequence ATGGGTGAAATGGGCTTGCTGCCGATCGTGCTGGCGACGCTGGCGTTCTTCATCTTCGGGGCGCTGTGGTACGGCCCGCTGTTCAGCAAGGTGTGGCAGCGCGAGGCGGGTTTGAGCGAAGAGGCGATCCGCGGCGGCAACATGGCGATGATCTTCGGCCTCGCCTTCCTGTTCGAGATGCTGGTGGTGACCACCCTGGCCCACACCGTGGCGCGCACGGGCGCCTCGGATCGGGCGACGATGATGATGGCGGTGGGCTTCGGCGCCACGATCATGGTGCCGGCGATCGGCATCAACTACCTGTTCCAGCGCCGCTCCGCCAAGCTGTTCGCGATCGATGCGGGGCACTTCATCATCGGCATGGCAATCGTCGGCGCGGTGCTGATCGCCTGGCGGTAG